A single genomic interval of Nycticebus coucang isolate mNycCou1 chromosome 21, mNycCou1.pri, whole genome shotgun sequence harbors:
- the GID8 gene encoding glucose-induced degradation protein 8 homolog produces the protein MSYAEKPDEITKDEWMEKLNNLHVQRADMNRLIMNYLVTEGFKEAAEKFRMESGIEPSVDLETLDERIKIREMILKGQIQEAIALINSLHPELLDTNRYLYFHLQQQHLIELIRQRETEAALEFAQTQLAEQGEESRECLTEMERTLALLAFDSPEESPFGDLLHMMQRQKVWSEVNQAVLDYENRESTPKLAKLLKLLLWAQNELDQKKVKYPKMTDLSKGVIEEPK, from the exons ATGAGTTATGCAGAAAAACCCGATGAAATCACAAAAGATGAGTGGATGGAGAAGCTTAATAACTTACATGTCCAGCGAGCAGACATGAATCGTCTCATCATGAACTACCTGGTCACAG AAGGTTTTAAGGAAGCAGCAGAGAAGTTTCGAATGGAATCTGGGATTGAACCCAGTGTGGATCTAGAAACACTTGACGAGAGGATCAAGATCCGGGAGATGATACTGAAAGGTCAGATCCAGGAGGCCATCGCGCTGATCAACAGCCTCCACCCAGAGCTCTTGGACACAAACCGGTACCTTTACTTCCATTTGCAG CAACAGCATTTGATAGAGCTGATCCGCCAACGTGAGACAGAGGCAGCACTGGAGTTTGCGCAGACGCAGCTGGCGGAGCAGGGCGAGGAGAGCAGGGAGTGCCTGACAGAGATGGAACGCACGCTGGCCCTGCTGGCCTTCGACAGCCCTGAGGAGTCGCCCTTCGGAGACCTCCTTCATATGATGCAAAGGCAGAAG GTGTGGAGTGAAGTTAATCAAGCTGTCCTAGATTATGAAAATCGAGAGTCAACACCCAAGCTGGCAAAATTACTAAAACTACTACTTTGGGCTCAGAATGAGCTGGAccagaagaaagtaaaatatccCAAAATGACAGACCTCAGCAAGGGTGTGATCGAGGAGCCCAAGTAG